TCTCTATGTTCACAGTCCTGGGAGAAATAATTTTACCCTTTGCTACAAAGGTCTTTCTTCTTTTCTGTTGCCAGTTGTATATCTTCTCTGGAGTGAGATCCTTTATTTGAAGATCGCCCAAGTATTTAAGTATATTCTGTGCCGAGAAAACATCTCTCTGATAAGAATCCTTAATACCCTTGGAACACTCCTCTAAATACTTATCAAATGCTTCTTGAAGCGAATGGTTTAGTATCTCCTCAAATGATGTATTATTCTTAATCTTACTTACCATCAAAGCTTTTACCATCTCTGCTTCTTTTTTCTTCTCACACTTAGTTGAGTATCTGATTCTTTTGCTGCCTACAACTACATCAAAATACCAAAACTTGCTTCTTTTCTGTTTGAAAAGCCTCATAGAGACCTCCTTTATTGGGAGGTCTCTCCACAAACCAGCAGCCAGAAAATCTATTTCTAACTTGTCAATGAGCATCTGCGCTAATATGTATATTTTACGATTTTTCTCACGCTGTGCCAATAACAAGTCTTTTTCTAAAGCTACGTTTTCAGTCACATGTTTGGTATTTTTATAATTCATTTATTCTCAATCCTTACTTTATTCCCCATCTTTATTGCCTTTCTTATATACTGCCATTGTCATTTTGATATCTCCTATTATTTATGTTCGTTCCCGGACCAACATACCGCCCTGGTTTTTAATTGCAAACAAAGGGTATTCTTAGAAAGAACATGGGACACGCTCCTCTTCACCCTATCTTTCTCTGATACACCCAAATACTTTGCCGCTTTTTCTACTTCAAGTAATTTTTCAAACATAGTTCTTTCACCTCCTCCCGCAATATACTTCATACTTACCGCATTATTAGTAATTAATTTATTCATTTTTACAAGACCTGCCCCACATATTTTTTTCTAACATATCAAAATGTTTATTTATTGCAATAATGTCTTCCACAGGAATATCTATGTCAATTTTTCTATAATTCTGCCCTGTGATTCCTTTGACAACCATCCAAAATTCTTTCTTTGCTTGCCGCGATAAGTATTTCCTTTGCCATTCTTTTAGAATAGATAAAGGATTATTCTTTTCTCCTGTAAACAATTCATCATTTACACTTGCAACCGTAACAGTTTCTTGAACAGTTGGGACGCTATTTTCAAAGTCTTGTACACATACATCATTCTTTTCTTCCTCTACAGGAATATTTTCAATACCCACGTCAGTTGTATTTATCCGTCCCAAGCGTCTCAAAATATCCTTTTCTACAACAACTATTCCATTAATATTAGGTTTTTTAATAATCCAATTTGAGTAATCTGCTCCCATGATTCTATGTGTTCTCCTTAAATGATACATAACGAAAACCCCGGCAACTTTTGTCATTTCGTGTTATAGAATTTGCTTTGGTTGTTTGAAACAATTCAAGCATTAAGCTTTCTAACTCCCGTTGCACCACGGTAATTGGTTTAGGATCCCATCCTTTATCAGGACAATATTCGTTATATGCTTTAACAATCTCATCCGTTGAAAGATCACCTGCTTTATCTTTTACAACCTTCTCTTTTAGGAAATATCTCAAACTATCACTTTCAGCTAAGAGACTATCAACAATGCTATCTTGTGAATCTGTCAGATAAATATCACCATATTTATCTATTTCTTTTAATAGCACACCCAGCCCCTGTAGAGCCCAGTTTAAGATTCCACTACCTTCTTCTTTTATTAACAGATTGGAAAAGTTTGGAATTTTTTTAGGTGGAGTTGTTGTATTAAAACGGATTATCAAGAGTCTTCTTTTCCATGCGTCAACATCTCCGTCAAGACGAACGCGAAGACGAGAATTAGATGTTATTAGAATACAGAAATCTCCCCTAATGGGAAAATTTCCTGTTCCACCTTTCTGTTCAGCATCAAAATAGTCACCACCTACGAGTCCCTTAATAATTTGAGCTCCTTTTTCAGTGAGAAAATTACCTGGAACATCAACTCCTACCAGCAACTGTTTTTTTAAATATCTATAAATTTCAAATCGTTCAGATAGATGTTTAGTTCTTAATTCAGAGATATTTTCTTGTCCAACTAAAGATTGAATTATTAAAGATAGGGTGCTCTTCCCTCGCCCTGGCTGGCCGTCAAGAATTAGGAATCTTTGTATTAGATTACTACCTAATAATGACAATCCTGTATATTTTTGAATAAGAAGCGCATCATCTTCTGAAACGGCAGGGTATAGAAAATCGTTTAAAAACTTATCACACCTCGCAGAAGGATTATACTTAATAGGACATTGGTTACGAGAGAAGAATTCAGGGGAAAACTTACAAAAGTTAAAGTCGTCCTTTTCATTAAAAACAATAACGCCATTAGCAACGTGAATAATTTTTTTTTCGTGCCGAAAAGCATCTTTTTTCTCACCTATTCCTTTCAGGAGAGCAGTTATATGGTTAAGAGTTGGATTTGTCCGATATTTTTCAAGGGAAGGTTCATCTATTACTTTTGATACCTCAAGTATCTTTGTAGAAATTTCTGTTTTAATTTTGTCCATTGAAATAGGAGCATAAAGTCCATTTTCTGCGTTATATCGGTAAAATACACTATCATCAGGCTCATACAACTGAATGTTTTCACAATTATGTGCACCTGCCCAAAAATTCTGATTAATCCCTGTTATCTTGCCATTTTTACCTGTATAAAAAGGGGATCCAAACTTTTGGATTAACGAATCAAGTTCGGACGACAATTTTTTATCGTGATTTTGTTCTGAAGGTTTCCATATATCACTTTTATCAACAATGTCAAGGAAATCTTCTCTCATTCCACCCGCTGAAAGCCAATCCGAGAAATCCTTAATTTGTTTACCATTCAGATTGGGTAGTTCTATTACTTTAACAGGAATTCCGGCTTTATGTAGTTGTTCTGCTACTGTTTTTGCATGCTCACGACCTGGTTTATCTTTGTCTGCGATAATTACAGCTTGGCAACAACCTTTTAAACTTTCAGTATAATCTTCTCGCCATTTTCCCGCACCCATAGGACTTGTCGTAGTAACAAAATTAAGCTTTGCTAAATTATCGGCATCTTTTTCTCCCTCACAAATATATATTGTTTCTTGGTTGCTAATTCCCTGTATAACATTTGGCAAGTGGTATAAAACTCGCCTCACATCACGCAAATTCCAGAAATACCCGCCATTGCCATCTGGACGTCTTTGGCGAAAGGTTTTACCATCTGAACGTACTGTCTGATACAGCAGAATGTCTTCTTCGTCTACATAATCATAAATAACTTCTTCAATTTTTTTCTGTTGGCGTTTTTTGGAAGAGAGTGGGAACAAATCCGACATCGTTAATCCTATAGAATTAACAATGTCTTTTAGTACACATCCAGCATGGCAATACATAAGAATCTTTCCATCTTGCTCTGTTATAGATAAACTGGGATGTTTATCATCATGGGAAGGACATAAAGCCGTATACTCATTATTTGGTAAGCTTTTTACCTGCTCCAATCGGTCCAGAATCTTGTTCAAAGAATCACTGAAACAACTGACATAGTTATCATCTAAATTATTAAAAAAAATTGTTTCGTTGGAACGTTTTAAGTTACTTTCAATGTTGTCTACTATTAAATTTTCCATTTCTTATTTCCTCCTTTTTGTGTAAAATTAAACTACGTAAGCCTCTATAGGCCTCAACAAAATCTCGTGACCCCACTTTCGCTGTTCCGCTAATATGCTTCTGTATCTCTCGTTCAATGGAACCTTTACTATCATTAAAAATAAAAGTCACAAAGCCTGAAGGACCTACATTGTGTGATACTAATGTGTGTTTTTTTGCAAGCAGGAATGCGGCTGTCATAATATCTCGTATTTCTACATTCTTTTTCATCCTATTTCCACCTCCTTTACTTAATTATTATCACGTCACAATGCTTAAAATAAATTTATTTCTGTTTCTTACCCCTCTATATATATTATTCAACGAGTCAACAAAATTATTAATAAAATTTTAAAATCTTATTTAAATAACCAATGTTTACTATAAATTTATTTCTATTTCTTGCCCCTCTATATATATTATTCAACGAGTCAACAAAATTATTAATAAAATTTTAAAATCTTATTTAAGTAACCAATGTTTACTATAAATTTGTTTCTGTTTCTTACCCCTCTATATATATTATTCAATGAGTCAACAAAATTATTAATAAACTTTAAAAATCTTATTTGAGTAACCAATAAAAAAATAAAAACAGAGGCTAAAGCATTGATATGATTAACTTTAGGAAGTTTTTAAACAAAGTTAAGAAAAAGAGCAATATTGAGAAATATTTCTAACAATAAATTCTTGTTATTTGGAAGAACAACTTATAGGATTAGATTAATCTATTTGATAATACTGGAAACAGAAGGAAGGGAATATACATTAAAAGGAATGTCAAAATTCTGGATTACATATAG
This genomic window from bacterium contains:
- a CDS encoding toprim domain-containing protein yields the protein MENLIVDNIESNLKRSNETIFFNNLDDNYVSCFSDSLNKILDRLEQVKSLPNNEYTALCPSHDDKHPSLSITEQDGKILMYCHAGCVLKDIVNSIGLTMSDLFPLSSKKRQQKKIEEVIYDYVDEEDILLYQTVRSDGKTFRQRRPDGNGGYFWNLRDVRRVLYHLPNVIQGISNQETIYICEGEKDADNLAKLNFVTTTSPMGAGKWREDYTESLKGCCQAVIIADKDKPGREHAKTVAEQLHKAGIPVKVIELPNLNGKQIKDFSDWLSAGGMREDFLDIVDKSDIWKPSEQNHDKKLSSELDSLIQKFGSPFYTGKNGKITGINQNFWAGAHNCENIQLYEPDDSVFYRYNAENGLYAPISMDKIKTEISTKILEVSKVIDEPSLEKYRTNPTLNHITALLKGIGEKKDAFRHEKKIIHVANGVIVFNEKDDFNFCKFSPEFFSRNQCPIKYNPSARCDKFLNDFLYPAVSEDDALLIQKYTGLSLLGSNLIQRFLILDGQPGRGKSTLSLIIQSLVGQENISELRTKHLSERFEIYRYLKKQLLVGVDVPGNFLTEKGAQIIKGLVGGDYFDAEQKGGTGNFPIRGDFCILITSNSRLRVRLDGDVDAWKRRLLIIRFNTTTPPKKIPNFSNLLIKEEGSGILNWALQGLGVLLKEIDKYGDIYLTDSQDSIVDSLLAESDSLRYFLKEKVVKDKAGDLSTDEIVKAYNEYCPDKGWDPKPITVVQRELESLMLELFQTTKANSITRNDKSCRGFRYVSFKENT